A single region of the Syngnathus acus chromosome 6, fSynAcu1.2, whole genome shotgun sequence genome encodes:
- the myo9ab gene encoding unconventional myosin-IXAb isoform X7 encodes MSLQDGSCSYASSANMATASGSMRRRLEDQEFSLRVYPGSLAEGTIYCPVSARKNTTAAEAIECLIERLRLERTKCYVLAEVKEFGGEEWILNPGDCPVQRMMLWPRSALENRGGLGSGDDYRFLLREKNLDGSIHYGGSLQMWLRVTQERRRMVERGFLPQPAGSDPPTDLCALSKLTEHALLESLRARFRQEKIYTYVGSILIVVNPFQFLPIYNPKYVKLYDNHTLGKLEPHIYAVADVAYHAMLQRRHNQCIVISGESGSGKTQSTNFLIHHLTALSQKGFASGVEQIILGAGPVLEAFGNAKTAHNNNSSRFGKFIQVNYQASGTVRGAYVEKYLLEKSRLVYQEHNERNYHVFYYLLAGASEEERKSFHLLQPEEYHYLNQMTKKTHKLRWDNYSDSELQDCFSVEGEDLKHDFERLQLAMEMVGFLPATRKQIFSLLSAILHLGNIRYKKKTYRDDSIDICNPEVLPFVSELLEVKEEMLLEALTTRKTITVGERLIVPYKLAEAGTVRDSMAKSLYSALFDWIVFRANHALLNNKDLEDKSKIFSIGVLDIFGFEDYENNSFEQFCINFANERLQHYFNQHIFKLEQEEYRAEGISWHTIDYIDNSSCINLISKKPTALFHLLDEECNFPQASNQTLLDKFKRQHEGNSYIEFPAVMEPAFIITHYAGKVKYGVKDFREKNTDHMRPDVVALLKSSKNAFICGLMGIDPVATFRWAVLRAYFRALVAFREAGRRYKKTGHDSAVPCAAVKTVDSFSFLHHPVHQRSLEILQRCKDEKYSITRKNPRSPLADLQGANTLNEKAGRDGFGAGCNGRGPRSGRLSSAGSLTALGEDGIFVNSSNSKLLERAQGILLRNRNCKVKPSLPKHLLDVKSLRHLSSVTLHDRITKSLLHLHKKKKPPSISAQFQASLTKLMETLNQSEPYFVKCIRSNAEKLPLRFNDSLVLRQLRYTGMLETVRIRQSGYSVKYTFQDFVRHFHVLLPRGTTATKSGVREFFRQIHLMPAGYQVGNTTVFLREAERQRLQTLLHQEVLRRIVTLQHRFRAVLERNNFVRMKLAARVIQRWWRCCLVRESAMDLRLEERAVVCLQTAWRRCRQRRTFLRWRSSAVAIQRSWRTRRRQRTAAAVAIQAAWRGFAERKRYCETCRTVMLLQTMARGYLARLRYAKGFRELKQQHEAAAPIIQRPDDDLTSEQDHVENLSGEPAEDNRSRGADEASHKTRAKRESRRMRELEQAQFSLELLKVRTGNVDTPPRGELEPDSATCRPEDHRRHSPLGSLDSFEALAAEDTETESSGAFTSCSTAPRERLTSDPVRDSNHNEKPETASPLRTESPRATFYIASDQSPVREPTRESPSKSSKDRRESTFRKPIVVLISMQKESPLEEGSSVVQSPDRTSECREPQASSQQTHISGLEVASTVEEERTLQSTFEEGDSSMVPSSATFEASPEVPGLCSSEVDIKITLEAKAGFSPTVRPGQREKKTVSRGQGAASPLLDTKPPKAQKKNSAQTVIVNMTEKPTNTAPPRRKLPFSKSDKDLVTQGRSLSMFKDDSRTREQQVGRPGPKKKARMSRTRSDFLTRCNSEGATRSDDDDDEYYVPAHSRTPPPSPCPPRTRPKADCHSDSEMDSHKDPQKIHKTLSSGDLGKAEVLRKTSSQDGRMRGKMRFWSKSKHGRKKVSSRGESAAETPEAPSPPLSPDLKAASPPRGLRDSKENKEPSPKMRRRRSLKISSVALEPAQWQNDALHILSSAHDYRTMNDFLLKKIADLESENGKKDTMVDVVFKKALKEFRINIFNSYSTALAMDDGRSIRYKDLHALFEHILEKSMRLEQRDWNESPVKVWVNTFKVFLDEFMTEYKPMEGTIGRAAKRERKKSRKKDTDIVEEHNGHIFKSTQYSIPTYCEYCSSLIWMMDRACVCKLCRYACHRKCCSKMATKCSKKYDPELSPRQFGVELSRLTGEERNVPQLVEKLINYIEMHGLYTEGIYRKSGSTNKIKELRQGLDTDVSSVILDDYNIHVIASVLKQWLRDLPSPLMTFELYEEFLRAMGQADKQEVIRGVYSVIDQLSRTHLSTLERLIFHLVRIALQEDTNRMSANALAIVFAPCVLRCPDTIDPLQSVQDISKTTACVELIINEQMSKYRARLKDINSLEFAESKAKSRLSHVRRSMKPVLIAVRFMSIAHTATPPNAARLKSKSRVRQSGAHTQSPPLSPRTGPPAADSESAGVAGEEAAEGTLSEQQQLAMQQEERILTEQIESLQKEKEELTYEMLILEPRASDDDTPESEASIGTADSSENITMETEGATGEQPESGAYGSRKWEMKCRRPLRRHPDSVDSADSADSTSVVSCFNQPPSDSPSPHYRFRSSSSGPLLASYSPGGAGNASESGRRPGKGRPSHRLRLSRSSPRETSGGHRREPEFGSAPQQLVLYGSNEFMV; translated from the exons ATGAGCTTACAAGATGGCAGCTGCAGCTACGCCAGCAGCGCCAACATGGCCACCGCCAGCGGCAGCATGCGGCGGCGCCTGGAGGACCAGGAGTTCAGCCTTCGCGTCTACCCGGGCTCCCTGGCCGAGGGCACCATCTACTGCCCCGTCAGCGCCCGCAAGAACACCACAGCGGCCGAGGCCATCGAGTGCCTCATCGAGCGGCTGCGCCTGGAGCGCACCAAATGCTACGTGCTGGCCGAGGTGAAGGAGTTTGGCGGCGAGGAGTGGATCCTCAACCCCGGCGACTGCCCCGTACAGCGCATGATGCTGTGGCCCAGGAGCGCCTTGGAGAACCGCGGCGGGCTGGGCAGCGGCGACGATTACCGCTTCCTCCTGCGCGAAAAGAACCTGGACGGTTCCATCCACTACGGCGGCAGCCTCCAGATGTGGCTGCGGGTGACGCAGGAGCGCCGCCGCATGGTAGAGCGCGGCTTCCTCCCCCAACCGGCGGGGAGCGACCCCCCGACGGATTTGTGCGCCCTCTCCAAACTGACGGAGCACGCCCTCTTGGAGAGCCTGCGGGCACGTTTCCGCCAAGAGAAGATCTACACCTACGTGGGGAGTATCCTCATTGTGGTCAACCCCTTCCAGTTCCTGCCCATCTACAACCCCAAGTACGTCAAGCTCTACGACAATCACACGCTGGGCAAGCTGGAGCCGCACATCTACGCCGTGGCCGACGTGGCCTACCACGCCATGCTGCAGCGCCGCCACAACCAGTGCATCGTCATCTCGGGCGAGAGCGGCTCTGGCAAGACGCAGAGCACCAACTTTCTCATTCACCACCTGACCGCCCTCAGCCAGAAGGGCTTCGCTAGCGGCGTGGAGCAGATCATCCTGGGGGCGGGGCCCGTGCTGGAG GCTTTTGGCAACGCCAAGACGGCCCACAACAACAACTCCAGCCGCTTTGGAAAGTTCATCCAGGTCAACTACCAAGCCAGCGGCACTGTTAGAGG GGCCTATGTGGAGAAGTACCTGTTGGAGAAATCTCGCCTGGTCTACCAGGAGCATAATGAAAG gaacTACCACGTCTTTTACTACCTGCTGGCTGGAGCCAgcgaggaggagaggaaatCCTTCCACCTGCTCCAACCTGAGGAATACCACTACCTCAACCAG ATGACAAAGAAAACGCACAAACTCCGCTGGGACAATTACTCTGACAGCGAGCTG CAGGACTGCTTCAGCGTGGAGGGCGAGGACTTGAAACACGACTTTGAGCGTCTGCAGCTGGCGATGGAGATGGTCGGCTTCCTTCCCGCCACACGCAAACA GATTTTCTCGCTGCTGTCGGCCATCCTCCACCTGGGCAACATCCGTTACAAGAAGAAGACCTACAGGGACGACTCCATCGACATCTGCAACCCAGAGGTCCTTCCCTTCGTCTCGGAGCTGTTGGAG GTGAAAGAGGAGATGCTGCTGGAGGCGCTGACCACCAGGAAAACCATCACCGTTGGCGAGAGGCTCATCGTGCCCTACAAACTTGCTGAG GCGGGCACGGTGAGGGACTCCATGGCCAAATCGCTGTACAGCGCTCTCTTTGACTGGATCGTGTTCCGGGCCAATCACGCTCTGCTCAACAACAAGGACCTGGAGGACAAGTCAAAG ATCTTCTCCATCGGCGTGTTGGACATCTTTGGATTTGAGGACTACGAGAACAACAGCTTTGAGCAATTCTGTATCAACTTTGCCAACGAGCGTTTGCAGCATTACTTCAACCAGCACATCTTCAAGCTGGAGCAG GAGGAGTACCGAGCCGAGGGCATCAGCTGGCACACCATCGACTACATCGACAACAGCAGCTGCATTAACCTCATCAGCAAGAAACCCACGGCGCTCTTCCACCTGCTGGACGAGGAGTGCAA CTTCCCTCAGGCGTCCAATCAGACCTTGCTGGACAAGTTCAAGCGTCAGCATGAGGGAAACAGCTACATCGAGTTCCCCGCCGTCATGGAGCCCGCTTTCATCATCACGCACTACGCCGGCAAAGTCAAGTACGGAGTTAAG GACTTCCGGGAGAAGAACACGGACCACATGCGTCCCGACGTGGTGGCCTTGCTGAAGAGCAGCAAAAACGCCTTCATCTGCGGCCTGATGGGAATCGACCCGGTGGCCACATTCCGCTGGGCCGTTTTGCGCGCCTACTTCCGGGCCCTGGTGGCTTTCAGGGAGGCCGGACGCCGATACAAGAAGACAG GTCACGATTCCGCCGTCCCCTGCGCCGCCGTCAAAACCGTGGACAGTTTCAGTTTCCTTCATCACCCGGTTCACCAGAGGAGCCTTGAGATCCTTCAAAGGTGCAAGGATGAGAAATACA GCATCACCAGGAAGAACCCTCGCTCTCCGCTGGCAGATCTTCAAGGCGCCAACACCCTGAATGAGAAAGCCGGGCG GGATGGCTTCGGCGCCGGCTGCAATGGGCGCGGGCCGAGGTCGGGACGCCTGTCGTCGGCGGGGAGCCTGACGGCCCTGGGAGAGGACGGCATCTTCGTCAACTCGTCCAACAGCAAACTCCTGGAACGAGCTCAGGGAATCTTACT AAGAAACAGAAACTGCAAAGTCAAGCCCAGCCTGCCCAAG CACTTGTTGGACGTAAAATCTCTGCGTCACCTGAGCAGCGTGACGCTCCACGATCGCATCACCAAGTCGTTGCTTCACTtgcacaagaagaagaaaccgCCCAGCATCAGCGCTCAGTTCCAG GCTTCCCTCACTAAACTGATGGAGACGCTCAACCAATCGGAGCCGTACTTTGTCAAGTGCATCCGCTCCAATGCTGAgaag CTGCCGTTGCGCTTTAATGACAGCTTAGTGCTGAGGCAGCTGCGCTACACGGGGATGCTGGAAACCGTCCGGATCCGACAATCGGGCTACAGCGTCAAGTACACCTTCCAG GATTTCGTGCGTCACTTTCACGTGCTGCTGCCTCGAGGCACAACTGCAACCAAGTCGGGCGTCAGGGAGTTCTTCAGGCAGATCCATCTGATGCCGGCCGGCTACCAAGTGGGCAACACCACG GTGTTCCTGCGGGAGGCGGAGCGTCAACGTCTTCAGACGCTCCTGCACCAGGAAGTTCTGCGGCGCATCGTCACGCTGCAGCATCGCTTCCGAGCCGTCCTGGAGAGGAACAACTTTGTCAGGATGAAGCTGGCTGCACGTGTCATCCAA CGCTGGTGGCGATGCTGCCTCGTTCGAGAGTCCGCCATGGATCTGAGGCTGGAGGAGCGAGCGGTGGTGTGCCTCCAAACAGCCTGGAGGCGCTGCAGGCAGCGCCGGACATTCCTGCGGTGGCGCAGCTCGGCCGTGGCCATCCAGAGGAGCTGGAGGACGCGCCGGCGCCAAAGGACGGCGGCGGCTGTCGCCATCCAGGCGGCTTGGAGGGGATTCGCTGAGAGGAAACGCTACTGTGAGACCTGCAGGACTGTGATGCTGCTGCAGACCATGGCGAGGGGTTACCTGGCTCGCCTAAGGTACGCAAAAGG ATTCCGAGAACTGAAGCAGCAGCACGAAGCGGCGGCGCCCATCATTCAAAGACCCGACGACGACCTCACCTCGGAACAGGATCACGTGGAGAACCTCTCCGGGGAACCGGCGGAAGACAATCGAAGTCGGGGCGCGGACGAGGCCAGCCACAAGACTCGAGCCAAGCGAGAGAGCAGGCGCATGAGAGAGCTGGAGCAGGCACAATTCAGCTTGGAGCTTCTCAAGGTTCGCACCGGAAATGTCGACACGCCTCCTCGAGGAGAGTTGGAACCAGACAGCGCCACCTGTCGCCCGGAGGACCATCGCAGACATTCGCCTCTCGGGTCTCTTGATAGCTTTGAGGCGCTCGCTGCCGAGGACACAGAGACCGAAAGTTCGGGAGCTTTCACGTCCTGTTCGACCGCGCCTCGAGAACGTTTGACTTCAGATCCAGTGAGAGATTCAAACCACAACGAAAAGCCCGAGACAGCGTCACCGCTCAGGACCGAGAGCCCGAGGGCGACGTTTTACATCGCTTCGGACCAAAGTCCGGTCCGAGAACCGACACGCGAAAGCCCCAGCAAGTCTTCCAAAGACAGAAGGGAGTCCACGTTTCGAAAGCCCATCGTGGTCTTGATCAGTATGCAAAAAGAGAGTCCTCTGGAAGAGGGGTCGTCGGTAGTCCAAAGTCCAGACAGAACTTCTGAATGCAGAGAACCGCAAGCCAGTTCCCAACAGACACACATATCGGGTTTGGAGGTAGCATCTACTGTTGAAGAAGAAAGAACTCTACAGTCCACTTTTGAGGAAGGCGATTCCTCCATGGTTCCGTCTTCAGCCACTTTTGAGGCAAGCCCAGAAGTTCCTGGCCTTTGCTCCTCAGAAGTGGACATCAAGATCACCCTGGAGGCCAAAGCCGGCTTTTCTCCCACCGTCCGCCCGGGTCAGCGGGAGAAGAAAACGGTCTCGCGTGGGCAGGGAGCCGCCAGCCCGCTCCTTGACACCAAGCCACCCAAAGCCCAGAAGAAGAACTCGGCTCAGACCGTCATTGTCAACATGACGGAGAAGCCCACCAACACGGCGCCACCCAGACGCAAGCTTCCGTTCTCCAA GTCCGATAAGGATTTGGTGACCCAGGGAAGATCTTTGTCCATGTTCAAAGATGATTCCAGGACCAGAGAG CAGCAGGTGGGGCGGCCGGGCCCCAAAAAGAAAGCACGCATGTCCCGGACGCGCTCCGACTTCCTCACGCGCTGTAACTCGGAAGGAGCCACGCGCTCggacgacgatgatgacgagtACTACGTCCCCGCCCACTCCCGCacgccgcccccctccccgtgCCCCCCACGCACTCGCCCCAAGGCCGACTGTCACAGTGACTCCGAGATG GATTCCCACAAAGACCCACAGAAGATCCATAAGACCTTGTCATCGGGAGATTTGGGCAAAGCGGAGGTGCTGAGGAAAACCTCCAGTCAGGATGGAAG AATGAGAGGGAAGATGCGATTCTGGAGTAAAAGTAAACACGGCAGGAAAAAAGTGTCCAGCAGGGGCGAAAGTGCTGCTGAGACACCCG AGGCCCCGTCGCCTCCTCTCAGTCCCGACCTGAAGGCAGCGTCGCCGCCACGGGGCTTGCGGGACAGCAAGGAGAACAAGGAGCCGTCTCCCAagatgcggcggcggcgcagcCTGAAGATCAGCAGCGTGGCTCTGGAACCCGCCCAGTGGCAGAATGACGCGCTGCACATCCTCAGCTCGGCTCACGACTACCGCACCATGAACGACTTCCTGCTCAAGAAG ATCGCCGACCTGGAGAGTGAAAACGGCAAGAAGGACACCATGGTGGATGTGGTCTTCAAGAAAGCCCTGAAGGAGTTCCGCATCAACATCTTCAACTCGTATTCCACCGCCCTGGCT ATGGACGACGGGAGGAGTATTCGCTACAAGGACCTGCACGCCCTCTTTGAGCACATCCTGGAGAAGAGCATGCGGCTGGAGCAACGCGACTGGAACGAGTCGCCGGTCAAGGTGTGGGTCAACACCTTCAAGGTCTTCCTGGACGAGTTCATGACCGAGTACAAGCCCATGGAGGGGACAATCGGCAGG GCCGCCAAACGAGAGCGCAAGAAGTCGCGCAAGAAGGACACTGACATT GTTGAGGAGCACAACGGCCACATCTTCAAGTCGACGCAGTACAGCATCCCCACGTACTGCGAGTACTGCTCGTCGCTCATCTGGATGATGGACCGAGCCTGCGTTTGCAAAC TCTGCCGCTACGCCTGCCACAGGAAGTGCTGCTCCAAGATGGCCACCAAGTGCAGCAAGAAG TACGATCCGGAGCTGTCGCCTCGTCAGTTTGGCGTGGAGCTCTCCAGGCTGACCGGCGAGGAGCGCAACGTCCCCCAACTGGTGGAGAAGCTCATCAACTACATCGAGATGCACGGCCTCTACACGGAGGGCATCTACAGGAAGTCGGGCTCCACCAATAAAATCAAGGAACTGCGCCAGGGGCTGGACACCG ACGTGAGCAGCGTGATCTTGGACGATTACAACATCCACGTCATCGCCAGCGTGCTCAAGCAGTGGCTCCGCGACCTGCCCAGCCCGCTCATGACATTTGAGCTCTACGAGGAGTTCCTCCGAGCCATGG GTCAAGCCGACAAGCAGGAGGTGATCCGAGGTGTGTACTCGGTCATCGACCAGCTGAGCCGCACACACCTAAGCACGTTGGAACGCCTCATCTTCCACCTGGTCAG GATTGCGCTGCAGGAGGACACCAACAGGATGTCGGCCAACGCGCTGGCCATCGTCTTCGCCCCGTGCGTCCTGCGCTGCCCCGACACCATCGACCCCCTGCAGAGCGTCCAAGACATCAGCAAGACCACAGC GTGTGTGGAGCTGATCATCAATGAGCAGATGAGCAAGTACAGAGCGCGTCTGAAGGACATCAACAGTCTGGAGTTCGCCGAGAGCAAAGCCAAGAGCCGACTGAGCCACGTCAGGAGGTCCATG AAACCTGTACTAATCGCTGTTAGGTTTATGAGCATAGCCCACACTGCCACCCCG CCTAACGCTGCCCGACTGAAG AGTAAGAGCCGCGTTCGGCAAAGCGGCGCCCACACGCAGTCTCCGCCACTCAGCCCCAGGACGGGCCCCCCGGCGGCGGACAGCGAAAGCGCGGGAGTGGCCGGCGAGGAAGCGGCCGAGGGCACGCTGagcgagcagcagcagctcgccATGCAGCAAGAGGAACGGATCCTCACCGAGCAGATTGAGAGTCTGCAGAAAGAAAA gGAGGAGCTGACATATGAGATGTTGATCCTGGAACCGCGAGCGTCCGACGACGACACTCCAGAATCGGAAGCGTCCATCGGCACGGCCGACAGCTCCGAGAACATCACCATGGAAACGGAGGGTGCCACAGGGGAGCAGCCCG AATCGGGCGCTTATGGCTCCCGAAAATGGGAGATGAAGTGCAGGCGACCTTTGCGTCGCCATCccgactcggtggactcggccGACTCGGCCGACTCGACCTCCGTTGTCTCCTGCTTCAATCAGCCGCCGTCGGACTCGCCTTCCCCTCACTACCGCTTCCGCTCGTCGTCGTCGGGACCCCTGCTGGCCTCCTACAGCCCGGGAGGGGCGGGAAACGCGTCCGAGTCAGGGCGGCGGCCCGGGAAAGGCCGCCCCAGCCACAGGCTTCGCCTGAGCCGCAGCTCGCCGAGGGAGACGTCGGGTGGACACCGCAGGGAGCCCGAGTTCGGCTCGGCGCCGCAGCAGCTGGTTCTGTACGGCAGTAACGAGTTCATGGTGTGA